ATAATAACTTTTAGGGACCTTTTCCCCCATAAATTAcaatacattgtcaattttccCAATAAATTGGCAATCTTCCTGCTCGACCCTATCATACGactattttcttccaaaacccCCCATTCTGTGAGTCAAActcgttaaattggatggaatattttcttttaaacgttaaatttcattaaaagacGGAAATactcccaaataaaaaattaaaacaaaaatataaatatataaattaatttaaaaaaaaaaaaaaaaaaagtgaccatTGTGGGTCACTTGTAGGGTTGGGCAAGAACTCGTCCAACCTGCAAACCCGCCTCGATCTGCCCTGACCCGATCAgattttaagggtttttttgcCGATTCAGGTTGGATTTTATCCAACCCATGTGGGGTGGGGCGAGGCAGGTTGCGGGTATAGAATTTTTTCCCGCAGGTACTCGCCCTGCCCCGCataactataaaattaaaaactctaaCCCTAATTCTCTATTCTATTGCCGTCTGCTCTCTagcctctctccctctcttgctCCACCTCCTCAGACCACGGGCTGCTGCGTCACTCCCAACTCCACAGACAACGATCCaagtttttttctctctctagacctcTTTCATCAATGGGAACCAAGAGATCTCTTTTATCATTATCTTAATCTGAATTATTCTTTGGttttattttccattgtttATAGTCTTGTTTCTTGGGGTTCTGATGTAGGGTTGTGTTTGTTTAGGAGGAAAAGAATGCAGAAGagacgaaaatggaggagaagaaaccataggagaagaaagaagagaaaccagcagaggaaaagaaaggagaggAAGCGAAGGATGGAAAAGAACCCAACCCGCCCCACCCCACACAACCCACCCTGTTCAACCAGAACCCGGGCGGATATCACTTAATTTTCACAGGTAGCGGGTTGGATATTTCAAAACCCGCAGGTGCGGGTCAAGTAGGGGAAAAGGCGGATATCCGACCCACGCTCACCCCTAGTCACTAATGACCCCATGGGTCACTTGGTGACCCACAggggtcacaaagtgacccaACGGagggtcactttgtgaccccGTGTGTCACTTGGTGACCCAACgaagggtcacttgtgaccTACTGTGGGTCACCAAGAtgggtcatttttttaaatatatatatgataataatacttttttatttataaagttaGGGTATTTAGGTTATTTCAAAGTTTTTAATGAGTTTGACAAAAGGAATGAgggtttttgaaagaaaatagtaGTATGATAGGGTCGAGCAGTAAGGTTGGCAATTCATAggagaaaattgataattagtTGTAATTGATGGGAGAAAACGTAATTATCCCTAACTTTTATGgaggttaaaagaaaaaaggttgaAGAGTTGCATAGATTACATAAtcatttctccttttcttcGACTTAATCCTTAATATTATGGATACAAAATTGGAGACAACATATTCACATCTCTTCAAAAAATCTCTTTCTCCAGTTTTAGAACTGAAATCTCAAATCTCCTTTCGATAATATTATAGACTTTATCAAGTAAATTTATACATGCATTTTACTAGCTACCTTTATCATCATAAGTAACCTTATCTTCAAATTTGTTTACAGCATCATAAATTCCAGCAATCACACCGACGCCATTGAACAATCTGCTGACTCACCCTTTGCTGGGTTTGATGGTTTTTATTCACctattaatataaattttaccCCAGAAAACAGTTGTACGGAGACTGATCTTCTACAATTTCTAGTGATCGCATGCAATTCTTTAAAGTAaccattttcttaaaaaaaataaataaccaaCAATTTTCAACGTACCATTTTTCCCTCTTCAATTTCTTGGAATTAAGATTCTCTCCACTTAATTATAATGGAGAGGTATTTTTGTTccttcaaaaagtgaaaagataaaaatacccataACTATAACTAATTAGACGATCTGTTCCCAATTCTTTGGCCAAATACCTCTTAAGAATGATTCTCACCCAAACAAATTAATGGAGTAGTTGGTGCATCGATCACCTCCAAAATATGTTGTAGGGTTAGCAAATCACCCCCCAAAAGATCCTGAAGAATAGATCacccaaaacaattaatggtGATGGATGACCAACCACTCTCCAGAAGTGCGTTCCAGACACCCTCACAAACTTATAAATTGCCAGAGCACTCCCACCTTATCTTGAGGTGGGCCGAACACCCTTTTTGagccttctctttttttctaagcatTTAGACCAAGGCaaagtaaaattatttttagaaaatatttttcgtattttcggATATTTAGcgtaacaaaaaataatagtcaatgaaaaatattttcggtttgaaagaaaagcctctttaatttttggaaaattgtttctattttttaaaaccgtaaaatGTTCTCATTAATTCTTTGTACCAAAAAATGTTTCCAAGGAATCATAATTTTtactgaaaacattttacgtcgaaataaaTGAAGCATAAGTTACCCTTTTATTAGAAATTATGAGGCATCTCAATCCAATTTCTACTTGTACTGCAAGGACCAAGGTTAACTTCTTAGATAAGCCTACAGCTCATAGTGCTGGTATACGTATAGGCCTGGTCCTAGCCAATTAAAACCAATAAAGAACTCTCACCAAACTTCGTCAATTCAATTCCATTCACATCCTGACTTTTCTTATGCAGGAAATGAATAGAGTTTCTTCTAGCTGTCtccaaatattatttataatatccCCATTTCCTTATCCGACCTGCAACTGAGCCACTAAGTTCAATGGCATTCATGTACATTTCAATTCAACTATTCTTAATTCAAATCCTAATACTAGTAGCCAAATCCAAAACTAAAGTTCCTGCACTTATAGTGTTTGGAGACTCAACCGTGGATACAGGCAACAACAACCAAATTCCAACAATCGCCAAGAGTAATTTCGAGCCTTACGGTCGTGATTTTCTTGGCGGCCGCCCTACCGGACGGTTCTCCAATGGTCGCGTTGCTACTGACTTCTTCTCCGAGGCTTTTGGCATCAAGCCAACAGTACCTGCCTACTTGGATCCAACGTATAATATCTCAGATTTTGCTACTGGAGTTTGCTTTGCCTCTGCTGGAGCTGGCTATGACAATGCCACTTCTGATGTTCTGGTAAGTGTCAATATGATACACTTTTCATTTCATACCCTCTTACCATATTATCAGGTCTAAGGTTTGATTTTGATTGAATGCAAATGATTTCTTAGAGGAACACTTGCAAGCGAAAGTTTGTTCTTTACCTAATCAGTGTAGAGAGAGTGTTTATCTAGTGCAGGCGGAGCCCTATATACCCCCAGTAatcggagaaaaaaaaaaaaaaaatctNNNNNNNNNNNNNNNNNNNNNNNNNNNNNNNNNNNNNNNNNNNNNNNNNNNNNNNNNNNNNNNNNNNNNNNNNNNNNNNNNNNNNNNNNNNNNNNNNNNNTaagagaataaaatttcatataatgatcaataagctttttaacgattacttagtatgtgtgtttttgtaaaattaatgcataggtagagtttcactaaccctccaatacgtgacattaagaactcaacagtggcttgcaaattctctctgtactgatgaagttcaattctagtctgttgaagctcgctttgagtatcttcttgtcttttcctacactcatcgtggttgtcgaagtgggtgaatgcttgagatgaagttcttaaaggggtaggaataagaccgcatcccattcctctaacgtgcccagttcgtcggccccctagtacttgtgtgacta
This window of the Corylus avellana chromosome ca5, CavTom2PMs-1.0 genome carries:
- the LOC132181904 gene encoding GDSL esterase/lipase At2g04570-like, with protein sequence MAFMYISIQLFLIQILILVAKSKTKVPALIVFGDSTVDTGNNNQIPTIAKSNFEPYGRDFLGGRPTGRFSNGRVATDFFSEAFGIKPTVPAYLDPTYNISDFATGVCFASAGAGYDNATSDVLRNTCKRKFVLYLISVERVFI